A segment of the Jatrophihabitans endophyticus genome:
CCGAAGCTGCCGAAGGCCAGCGCGAGCCCGAGGACCAGTCCGACGACCGTTCCGAGTGCGGTACGGGTCATGATCACGTTCCTTCTAGTGCGTGCGAGCCGTGGGCTCGGTGGATGGCGGGTGGTTCAGCGGACCCGAGGTGGGCGGCGACGCCGGGCCGCCCGGTCCATGGCACGCCCCAGTGCTCGCTTCGGCCACGACGCGCGGGCCACCACCACGACCCGTGCTGCCGGCCGGGTGGTGTCCGCGCCGCGGTCGTAGGCGGCGAGGCCGGCTACGAAGGCGGCCGGATCTCCGCCCCGGTCGGGGTGGTGCTCGCGGATGAAGGCGCGGCGTGCGCTGCGCCCGGCGCTGTCGTCCATGTGCTCGCCTCGTTCCGGCCGGTGCTGCGGTCGTCCGGTGCGTCCGGTGTCTCGTCGTCCCAGCCGGGTGGGCTGTCCACGTCGGCGACCACGACGTCGACCCGCCGCGCGCCCACCGCGGGCGCCACCGCGACGCGGATGCGTCCGGCGACGTCGGGGACGGTCGCGCCCCATTCCAGGCGCACCTGCGCGACGACGTGGTCGGCCGCCACGTGGACGCCGGCGACCCGCCGCCCGGGCAGGTAGGACACGACCGACCCGGCCGGCCCCTCGGCGAGGTCGGCCACACCGGCGCAGCCGCGTACGGCAGCCGCGACCGCGTCGACGTCGACCCCGTCCACCAGCTCCGGGTGCGGGTTCATGGCGGTCATGACACGCGCGAGGGACCCTGGTCGTCCTCGTCGTCGGGCAGGTACACGTCGTCGACGCTGACGTTGACCTCGACGACCTCGAGCCCCGTCATGCGCTCGACGGCCTGCTTGACGTTGCGCTGGATGCTCTGCCCGAGGTCGGCGATGGAGACGCCGTACTCGACCACGATGTCCAGGTCGATCGCCGCCTGGGACTCGCCCACCTCGACGCCGACGCCCTGCGAGACGTTCGGGCCGGAGCTGCCGGGGATCCGCTCGCGGATCGCGCCGAACGCGCGACTGCCCGAGGTGCCCATCGCGTGCACGCCGGAGATCTCGCGGCAGGCGACGCCCGCGATCTTGGACACGACGCTCTGCGCGACCGTGATCTTGCCGTCGTCGGTGTTCAGCCGGTCGTTGGTCGTGACCTGCTTGTCCTGGGAGCCCTGCGAACTCTGGCTCCCGGAGGTCCGAGCG
Coding sequences within it:
- a CDS encoding Asp23/Gls24 family envelope stress response protein, which produces MSQPTTTSKTPARTSGSQSSQGSQDKQVTTNDRLNTDDGKITVAQSVVSKIAGVACREISGVHAMGTSGSRAFGAIRERIPGSSGPNVSQGVGVEVGESQAAIDLDIVVEYGVSIADLGQSIQRNVKQAVERMTGLEVVEVNVSVDDVYLPDDEDDQGPSRVS